A segment of the Kluyveromyces marxianus DMKU3-1042 DNA, complete genome, chromosome 5 genome:
CACAAGGCCAGACATGAACGGTCTCATACCGGCTCGAAGCCGTTTTCTTGCTCGATATGTTCCCATTCTTTTGTAAGAAGAGATCTTTTGCAACGACACATTCGCACAGTGCACAAGTCTACGCTTACTATAATGCAAAAAAGCAGTAGCAAGAATATAGAAGAGGTGATGAACTCATTGATCAGAGTGTCTTCGTCAACACAGGCAGCAACTGCGGCACAAACTACTAAGGTGCTGCCGAATAAGCCAATAACGGCGCCGGTTCCTGCAGCGACGGTTTCGACGACAGTTTCGACGCCAGTATCAGCTTCAATGTCAGTACCTGTGCCAGCAACTGAAGTATATTCGTCAAAGGAAAGTTCTGTCACGGACGCAGGCGGCTCGGTCGATGATAATAAAATTCATACCGCACATGGCAGTATCAAATCGCTACCGATGACTCCTTCAGACGATGATGACGCTGGGGAAGTCGGAGAAGCTTCTTGTGAAAAAAATGTCTCTTCAAGCAATGGCATCTCGTTGGATTCTGACATTTTAAAGACGGTGTTTTCGGGTAGATTTGGGAACATATTGGATAATCCGGAGATTATGCTAAATATGTCACTTTCCTATCTCCACTCGAAATCTTTATTCACCAACTCGTTAGCCAATGAGTGGAAAGAGGCTACCCGTGACGAAAGTACCTTCGACCATTGGTGCAAGAACTCGCCACTGCCACTCGCATTGCTCTCCGTTAATTTATTGGATCTCAATACGACAGATAGCACAGGAGGCCATGACAAGAAGCAAGGATTGATAGAAATTTGGCAGTCGTGCTGGCAAAAGTGCATGAAAAACCCATACGATAAAAGTTTTTTACCACTCTCAATCCTAATATATGTGCATGTTCACTCCAAGGAAAATTTGTCCCATTCGGTACTTACCACATCCATCATGTATCAGCAAATCCTTTTTGCCATGATCAAATCAGAAACTAATCCATTAACCCAGCAAGTTGAGGAGATTTGGGCTATTTTCGATATCTTTGTGAGCCTGTTGCTCAAGTGTGAAGAATTTACAGAGGTCTCAACTCTGATATTTCATTGGTTCCTTGGCCAAAATCTATATCAGAACTTTACGTTGGCAGAACTTTTGGACAGGATATTGGGTGACGCAACAGACGATGGCAGTCTCCCAACTTATGCCTTACTTGTAGTTAACCAAGCGCTCTTCTGTGAGACAATAATGTTCAAGTGTTTTGCAACGCATTACAAGTCAAAAGATACCTTGCATAATGCTGTGATTTTAGCCAACAGGTTGGCTTCTCAACGTTTGCGGAAAATAAGGCAGGTTGACCATCAATCTCATACTTTCGACACATGGAAAATTCAAGTTTTCATATTGCATGCGCCTCCAAAATTCGTTGATATGATCAACTCATATTGTGTAAACCCTTCTCTACCTCAATACTGGCACTTGCTAATTGCAACGTGGTTCGAATTCATTCAAGATGTTGTCCCAATTTCCAGTGATGCAGAGCATTACAATTGGTCAAAATTCCACTTGAATAATAGATGGTATCAGTGTAAGGTGAAGGACAGTAACAATAGCACTAACAATGACAGTAGCACTAGTACTAGCCATCACATCTTGGAAGATTTGAGATCTTCTCCTTTAATTTACAAGAACATCAATAACAACTTGGCAATCTGTTCTCTTCCAATTATTTCCAGTCTACAGCATAATTGGAGCATTGGTGATCCAGTTGTCAAAAAATTGGTCTCTGATACGCTATTGTTTCAATTGAAGATATTTGCTACCACATTACTATTGAATGATGATGCTTCAGAGGAAGCAATTACAGAATCAATGAAGGTCTTCAGCAATCCGATTATCCATCTCCTTTTGTTTGTGTGGTACTCATCCATTTATCATAGGGCTGATGGCATGCCTAAATTGTTGTATAGACGTGGAGTTGAAAGTGACTTCGATAATTACACGATGGAAAATCATGCCGTTTCTCAGTTCATCAAGAAATATATTGCTCTATCCAGAAAATGTGTCGATACAGATGCTCTAATTGAGAACgatttcaagaagttgttaTTTAGGGAAAAAGTGGAGAATGCAGAAGAATTCACTTATTTCAAAGGTTATCACTTCTTGTTGAGTAGAATTATACTGTCCATCATTAGAcatcttcaagaaattagTAATCCTTCAGATCCTGATTTCAATTTCACTATGAAGCTTATCTCGGAACTCTACGCTACCatatcaaaaattcaagaaaaagttAATGTACACCCAAGTAATAATGATGGTCAAAGTACATTGATAAGGCCTGTGTCACCAATTTCTACTTCATCGCCTTCCTCCCTAACTAATACCCCAAGGGAAGATGTAAGGAGAGCAAATAGCGTATCTATTGGGGTAATACATTCTATGGAGGACTATCAACTAAGAGACAGATTTAATAGCCAATCAATGGGCACAGGTGTTCAATTACCGCCATTGAACTTGAACCCCTCTCAAAACCATCACaatcatcataatcatcataatcatcataataggcagcaacagcagccTCAGCGCTTCGAGGAATTTGCACCcaacaataatatcattaataataaattctcttttgatTCTGCTGTACACAATAATAAGAGAAATGACCACATTGTGCTACCCCCACCCATGGTTCAAAATACATTCATGAATCGTGAACGTGAGCGGTTCACTTTGCCGCCACCATCGgcatttttcaaaatgaaGTAAATCCGTTATGATGTGGCTGTAAAAGCATAATAGCAGACTAATCACGTCATCTCTTGAATGAGTgtttgatatatatatttcttttcgttttcggttttgttttcttttcacttGGGcttatattattattactattattactactattattattattactattattactattattcGTATTGATTTTAATTTCATATTCACATTAACCGTTGATTGGTTTAATTCCGTAATATATAAGCAAGCTAATGTTTATGCAAGACAATTGCCTACAGAGAAACGGATATAGTTGTACTTCTGCTGCAaggttttttctttcttttgtttgtatcCCATACGTATTCAAATGCAAATCTCATAGTAGTATGTAATAGGCATGTAATAGGCATGTAATAGGCATGTAACATTTGtaagaataaaagatagtacatctttgaaattttaaCGTTGGTATGTAAAGTCAATGTAAACGAGTAGAGCCACAACGGAGTGAAGAGTAGTGACCCACTATTAACgaaaaagcaaaagaaaatattgcCATATGcttgcatatatataatggTAACCTAATAATTATAGTACAAAACTTTACAGTTAACGGAAAGACGTTCTTCGTTTAGTAAACGAAACCCAAGATCTTACCGGAAACGTGCTTTCTGTGAGCTTCTTCGTGGTCCATAATACCAGCGGAAGTAGTCAAGATAACGTAACCGAATTGTCTGGCTGGCAACAAGTTAGCAGTCCACTTTTCGACATCGGAAATCTTAACGTTGAATCTTGGAGAGATAACACCACACTTGTTCAATCTACCGTTCAATTGAACGACGATCTTACCAGATCTGTGGTCATCGATGTATTCAAATTCACCAATGTAACCTTTATAGAATTTGTATCAACCAAAAAGGAAAACGAAATGTTAGTAAACCATATAAATCGAATATTCAATAGGTCTCACACTCTCATAAGTCTATTTACAAATATGCGAGACTATCCATCGATTAATGAGCTGAGAACACATATACCAATCGCATAAGTTGCGTTAGAGGTATATTAATAGGGTTGATTTCTAGGAATGCTTTGCGAAATTTACTTCGGGCCACAAGTGAAAGGATTGTTGGGAAAAAGTAAACGGCTTTAAAACATAGGTAAAAGTAATAAGTCGTGTAAGAAGCATTTTCTCATAAATTCGCTCTCCCGGACAATTAAAAGACAGTATGGGACTGGTATTAACGCATTTTACTGCCCGATCAAACCATCCAGTTATCAGCCCGGGAATAGTGCAATAAAATCCACTATGAGAGCCAACGAAATTAACTTCTCAAAGCAAACAGAAATCGTCATATGTATATAACCTCGTGTTCATAGACCATAATCAATGAATTGGTCATTGCAAATAAGTTCCAGTTTCAATGAAAGTGGGGAAAAGACCTAACAAAAGTTGAAGGGAAAACATACCGTGCTTTTGCATAACTTGCAAAAACTTGATGATGACCTTAGAAGAAGGTCTGATCAAAACTTGACGCTTACCGGTCTTTTCGGCGTTGTTAATGGCATTCAAAGCATCAGCTAAAACAGAAGTACGAGTCACTGTTTAAAACTGAACTGACCAAGCCCTGTGAATTTATCAAAGGGCAATATAGTTCAAAATAGAGTTAGTAGTTTTTATCTCATTTGAAGGTGATCATGCCGTAGGACGGATTCTGATTAGACACTGTATGGGTGTAGGCTGCAATCTCTTGCTTGCACTGATTCCTAACGCAGATGAAAGATGAGTCTCGTATAATACGAAGTGAACAAAAAACTGCTGAATGGTCTAATAATGTTGGTGTCTATCAGCTGGAACAGCTGACAGATCAACAATATAGGGATACGAAGTATCCTAGATAACAAAGGGTATCAAGTGGTCGGTGCTTTCGTAAGACACATATCCTCAACAGAGGAACGTATGTGTTTACTCTGAACGTATCAATTCCATTTTGCTCTAAtttagaaagaaaaaaattttaaGCATCACGTAGCACAAATTAAACTTGATTCTTGCCACCTAAACAGGATCTTGTGAACTTTAAGACTTCTAGAGTCATTCTTCATCTGTGAAATATGCGAATCAGTGTTAAACAAagattccaattcttcaccTACAAATGAGCAAAAAGAACCGTCAAACTAAGGATTCTCTTATGTCGACATACTGGTTCAGTATTTGTATGTGTATGAGATTATCGATGTTGTAATAAGTGATATTCCGAGACACAAGCTAATATTCTTAGCATCTGGAAAGTGTAAGTAGGAATGAAAGAAGTGTTTGAATAGAGAGTTCTTTTTCATCGAAAAAATTTTTTCAGCGCCAggttaaaaaaaaagaaatgaaaatgaaaacattgatatttttgtttggtGCGGTGTATGGCTTTATTTCATGTGATCATTATATGTGACAGAAGGTGCTGAATTTCTATGTTACCCGCAGAATACGTATATAAATATTTGAtttctcttcaaaagtTAATCATCGAAGGCTGACTATAGACTATGCATACGAATAACAAGATATTAATTCTGAGCCCGGAGTATTCAATAAAGAAGCATAAAAATGCGTTCTAAGTGCATAATTCTTGAGTCATTTTGCCATATCGGTCACACTATATGCAAGTTGATCCTTGGTAGTAAATTTTGTTGAACTCTTGGTACGGGATGTTGTAGAAGCTGGTATTAGAGTTTTTAATTATATAGAGCGCTATGGAAAATAATCCAACATAATCTATCATGAAATATGCTCTTGAAGTGAAATTCGTGACTGAAAATTGGTTGGAATACCGTTGTTAGCACCATGCGAATCATTGATGGCTCATTGGGACCAATATGGCACATTCAGGATGTTTTACGCTAGTTACTGTGCTGTTTCTCTTGATAGTCATCTTAGGACGACTCATTTTGCAAAGACaactttcttttcgaaaagtgatttgttcaaaaaaatataaattttttttatgtagAATTCTCGTAGAGTAGGTAGAAAGTCCATAGTTAATGAACAGTGATGAAATGAATGATCGCATATGTCATCTATGCAATGTCCGAATCGAGATTTTGTTGGGTGGGTAGTTCCCAAATGGTGATGTAACTAGATTGTATTATCCCGGAGAATTCATTACATtgtattttgtatataaaGACACGTCTTATCAGAAGTACATCCATCCTTTCTTGGCTGTTTCGTTTATTGTATCCAGAACATATTAAAGTATAAAGTATCATCAAGCCAAGAGGTCACTCTATATTAAACCGTACACTACATTTTGGATACAATATAAATGGGTGGATTTAACTGGAGGAAGTATATTCCACATGAAAGGGTGGTGTATGAGAAATATGAAGCTGAATATGTATCTTCATCTAGCGATGATGTGTCTGAGGTAGATGGACAGGTTCTAGGACAGAAACAGACGGTTGAGGAATATACCAAGCCAGTTTCTGTAGTCACTAGTATGGGAGAATTGAGATCAGACATTCCATATGAATTAAGAGATGAAGCTGGACGTAAATGGTGGAAATTCTTCGATGAGTTCGAATACAGAGCGAACAAAGAGTATAAGAAGTCTAGAAATTGgtattcttttctctaCCCCAATCATACCACGCATTCCAAAGCTGAAAGAACGTTACTTTACAAATTGGATTTGGTTATCGGTGTCTACTTCTTGATGCTTTGTTGGAGTAAGTCTTTGGACACTAATAACCTAACCAATGCATATGTCTCTGGTATGAAGGAAGATTTGCATATGAAGGGAAATGATTATATCAACACTTCCGTTATCGGAACTGTTGGTGCTATTGTGTTTCAGCTACCCTTCATGTACATTTTGCCCAGGTACCCTGCTCATATAGTGTTGCCGGTGATGGATATGGGTTGGACTTGGTTCACCTTCGCCTGTTACAGAGCTAAAAGTTTGGCCGAACTAAGAGCATACCGTTTCATCTTGAATGCCTTTGGTTCAGCCTACTACCCCGTTTCACAGTATATCTTAGGGTGTTGGTACGCACCTGATGAAATCTCGTCCAGAGTGTGTTTATTCTTCTGTGGACAATTGTTGGGTGGTGTCACTTCAGGTCTACTCCAAGCTAGAATCTATAAGGGATTGGATGGTACTTTCGGTATTGCAGGCTGGAGGTGGATGTTCTTGATTGACGCTGTTGCTATCTCGTTGCCTACTGTTATTATTGGCTTTTTCGTGATTCCAGGTATTCCTTCGAAATGTTATTCATTATTCTTAACTGATGAGGAGATTAGAATCGCCAGGAGGAGAAATATTAGAAACCAAATCATTGACGGTGTTGAAAAATCTAAGCTTCCTTCTTTACTATCCTTCAAGCTATGGAAGAAGGTTTTTACTTCACCAAACTTCTGGGTTCTAATTGTATTTGATATGTGTTCTTGGAATTGTATGACAGCATTTAGTGGTTCTTATACATTGTGGCTAAAATCCATCCCATCATATTCTATTGTGCAAGTTAATAACCTTTCCGTTTTGCCTGCATGTCTCGGTTTCGCTtatgtcttcttctgtgCGTTTGGTGCGGACATATTCCGTTGTAAATGGATATTTATGGTTTTTGCTGCGTCCATGAATATTATATCATGTGCTATTTTAATCAAATGGGACgtttcatcttctgctAAATGGTTTGCATTCTTGATGACATATTGGTCTGTGGCTTCTTCTCCATGCCTATGGTCTTTCATCAATGATTTCTTAAGATTCGACCCTCAAATGAAAGCTATTATATGGATCGCGATTTACGCATTCTCACAATCAACATATGCATGGATTCCAACTCTTGCTTGGCAAACTGTGGAGGCGCCAAAGTTCAAGACTGGTTACATTGTATCCATCATATTTGGTACCATCTACGGGTTATGGACCTTCGTGGTTTTATTCTTCTACAAGAGGCAAGAACGTAAACATGCATTTGGTAATGGTATTATCTTGTTTAACTCCAGCAAGCAGGAACCAATTCcatcttttgttgaagaagatctaGTAAAAAGGGGCGAGTACTATTATTTGAAGACGGAGCCTACTAATACTGACATGTACCCTGAGGGTAACAAGACAACCACCTCGACGGAAGAGAC
Coding sequences within it:
- the VHT1 gene encoding Vht1p, with the protein product MGGFNWRKYIPHERVVYEKYEAEYVSSSSDDVSEVDGQVLGQKQTVEEYTKPVSVVTSMGELRSDIPYELRDEAGRKWWKFFDEFEYRANKEYKKSRNWYSFLYPNHTTHSKAERTLLYKLDLVIGVYFLMLCWSKSLDTNNLTNAYVSGMKEDLHMKGNDYINTSVIGTVGAIVFQLPFMYILPRYPAHIVLPVMDMGWTWFTFACYRAKSLAELRAYRFILNAFGSAYYPVSQYILGCWYAPDEISSRVCLFFCGQLLGGVTSGLLQARIYKGLDGTFGIAGWRWMFLIDAVAISLPTVIIGFFVIPGIPSKCYSLFLTDEEIRIARRRNIRNQIIDGVEKSKLPSLLSFKLWKKVFTSPNFWVLIVFDMCSWNCMTAFSGSYTLWLKSIPSYSIVQVNNLSVLPACLGFAYVFFCAFGADIFRCKWIFMVFAASMNIISCAILIKWDVSSSAKWFAFLMTYWSVASSPCLWSFINDFLRFDPQMKAIIWIAIYAFSQSTYAWIPTLAWQTVEAPKFKTGYIVSIIFGTIYGLWTFVVLFFYKRQERKHAFGNGIILFNSSKQEPIPSFVEEDLVKRGEYYYLKTEPTNTDMYPEGNKTTTSTEETFSS